From the Terriglobia bacterium genome, the window TGCCGACGGACTTCGGGTTCGTGATCGACGTTCACGCGCACGAGCCGGAGACCATCTACGTCGTCCCCATCAAGAGCGACTCGGAGCATTTTCCGCCCGACGGCAAACTGCGCGTGTACCGCAGCCGCACGGGAGGAAACGAATGGGAGGCGCTCACGAAGGGTCTGCCGCAGAGCGACTGCTACGTCAACGTGTTGCGCGACGCGATGGCCGTGGACTCGCTCGATAAATGCGGCGTATATTTCGGCACCACCGGCGGGCAGGTGTACGCGTCGGCAGATGCCGGAGACAGCTGGGCCCCCATCGTCCGGGATCTTCCGGCCGTGCTTTCCGTCGAGGTCCAGACACTGCCGTGATCCGAGTCGTGCTCCCGCCACATCTGCGAGCGCTGGCGCGCGTTCGCGGCGAAGTGGAGCTCGAGGTCGCGGGTCCGGCCACGCAGCGCTCGGTCCTGGACGCGCTCGAGGCCCGCTATCCGATGCTGCGCGGCACGATCCGCGAGCACATCACACAACAGCGCCGACCGTTCTTGCGGTTCTTTGCCTGCGAGGAGGATCTGTCCCATGAGCTGCCGGACGCCCCGCTGCCCGAAGCGGTCGCGTCGGGGGCGGAGCCCCTTCTCATCGTCGGGGCCATTGCCGGGGGCTAGGGGCCAGCACTCGTTACGGCAGGGCGGGCAGGTAAGACGCAAATCAATAATCGACAAGCTGCTGCGGCCGGGGCGCAAAGGAAGAATAGGCATTCCCGTGGTTGCCGGAGAAGAGTGCTGGCGACCGCGGGATTTTTGTTTCTATCTCTGGCCTAGAAGTATTACTATCGGATGTCGTTAGCGGAGTCCGATATGTATAAGCGTAGTGTCTTGGTGACTTTGTGGATCTGCCTTGCGGCTACCTGCGCCCACGCTGGTCCTCCATTCTTCACGGATGATCCGGAACCGGTTCCCTTCCGTCACTACGAGTTCTATACGTTCTCGACGTTGGATCGTGCTTTTGATTCATATGGCGCAGCAGTTCCGGCTTTCGAATTCAACCTGGGGGCAGCACCCAACCTCCAGTTACACGTTGTTGCCCCAATGGCGCTGCTCATTCCGAATCAGGGACCCACTACTTCCGGTGTTGGGGA encodes:
- a CDS encoding MoaD/ThiS family protein is translated as MIRVVLPPHLRALARVRGEVELEVAGPATQRSVLDALEARYPMLRGTIREHITQQRRPFLRFFACEEDLSHELPDAPLPEAVASGAEPLLIVGAIAGG